Proteins encoded together in one Chitinophaga sp. LS1 window:
- a CDS encoding regulatory iron-sulfur-containing complex subunit RicT — protein sequence MACAGCGTGAEGKPSGCKSNGGCSSGGCNRLNVFDWLANIPLSDSLAPFDIIEVSFNNGSRKDFFRNVTKQFLDKGEMVTVEGVSGFDVGQVSLTGELVKLQMKKRRIEDTPEVKKVLRRASNEDLHRMGENKTREKDALVKARAIARSIGLEMKLAEVEIQADGRKATFFYTADDRVDFRELIKLYAGEFRVKVEMRQIGARQEAGKVGGIGSCGRELCCSTWLSDFKSVNTTAARYQNLSINQAKLSGQCGRLKCCLNYELDTYLDALKDFPEDADSIETINGVATLQKRDIFKNLMWYAYGDSNKQYPLTISRVKEIRQLNKQNIRPEDLKPVEVVAGKPKETDLGFADVVGQISLRSLEKTAQKRKHKDKEKQKHKQQQQGGKPAEQPAQQQKPKQQAQQQQQQQQQPKPKQPQQQGPGKPQGPKPQQQQPKQQQQPQQQGKPQGPKPQPKPQQQGGGGGQQQPQNRPPKPKQKQQK from the coding sequence ATGGCTTGTGCCGGATGTGGTACAGGTGCAGAGGGAAAGCCGTCAGGATGCAAAAGTAATGGAGGTTGTAGTAGTGGTGGATGTAACCGACTAAATGTTTTTGACTGGCTGGCCAATATTCCCTTAAGTGATAGCTTAGCACCATTTGATATTATAGAGGTAAGTTTCAACAACGGAAGCAGGAAAGATTTCTTCCGAAACGTTACCAAACAGTTCCTGGATAAAGGAGAAATGGTAACGGTAGAAGGAGTGAGTGGTTTTGATGTAGGCCAGGTAAGCCTCACCGGCGAACTGGTAAAGCTCCAGATGAAGAAAAGAAGGATAGAAGATACCCCTGAAGTAAAAAAAGTATTGCGTCGCGCCAGCAATGAAGATCTGCACAGAATGGGTGAAAACAAAACCCGCGAAAAAGATGCCCTCGTCAAAGCAAGAGCAATAGCCCGCAGTATAGGCCTCGAAATGAAACTCGCCGAGGTAGAAATTCAGGCCGATGGACGTAAAGCTACCTTCTTCTACACTGCCGATGACCGTGTTGACTTCCGTGAATTAATTAAGCTCTACGCCGGAGAATTCCGTGTCAAGGTGGAAATGCGCCAGATCGGTGCCCGCCAGGAAGCCGGTAAAGTAGGCGGTATTGGTAGCTGCGGCCGCGAATTGTGCTGCTCTACCTGGCTCTCTGACTTTAAGAGTGTGAATACCACTGCTGCCCGCTACCAGAACCTTTCCATCAATCAGGCAAAACTGTCCGGCCAGTGCGGACGTTTGAAATGCTGCCTGAACTACGAGCTCGATACTTACCTCGATGCACTTAAAGATTTCCCTGAAGATGCAGATAGCATTGAAACCATCAATGGCGTTGCAACCCTGCAGAAGAGGGATATCTTCAAAAACCTGATGTGGTATGCTTATGGCGACAGCAACAAGCAATACCCGCTTACCATCAGTCGCGTAAAAGAAATACGTCAACTGAATAAGCAAAACATCAGACCTGAAGACCTGAAACCAGTAGAAGTGGTAGCAGGTAAACCTAAAGAAACTGACCTCGGATTTGCAGACGTGGTAGGCCAGATCAGCCTCCGCTCACTGGAAAAAACAGCCCAGAAACGCAAACACAAGGACAAGGAAAAACAAAAACACAAACAGCAGCAACAAGGTGGTAAACCTGCGGAACAACCTGCTCAACAGCAAAAGCCTAAACAACAGGCACAGCAACAGCAGCAGCAGCAACAGCAGCCAAAACCTAAACAGCCGCAACAACAAGGACCAGGTAAGCCGCAGGGGCCTAAACCTCAACAGCAGCAGCCGAAACAACAACAACAGCCGCAGCAGCAAGGTAAACCACAGGGACCTAAACCACAGCCAAAGCCTCAACAACAAGGCGGCGGAGGTGGCCAGCAGCAGCCTCAAAACAGGCCGCCGAAACCTAAGCAAAAACAACAGAAATAA
- a CDS encoding ATP-binding protein: MLFSNIIGQDDIKQQLLNAVTQHRISHAMILLAPEGAGGLPLGLAFAQHLVCEDKQPEGPCGKCSACIKAQKYIHPDIHFSYPVIPKKTGDKPVSADYASEWREFIAEHPYGNAYDWLQFIGAENKQGNITATECQDIIRKLSLKSFESKYKILLMWMPEYLGNEGNRLLKLIEEPPDDTIFILIAENQEQILATILSRTHLIKVNPLPKDVLVNALVTRANAPAARARQVATIASGNYREALALLQNSEDDYHELLRNWLNYIFTNNRLALQEWIENVSNAKMGRENQKQFLRYFINLLEHTLRLKYIDKSQLAFSEEETDFAFKLQKLANLQQMELIMQELDNASYYIERNANAKLLFHALSIKLQYIFKHKPIPAC, encoded by the coding sequence ATGCTTTTCTCAAATATCATAGGTCAGGACGACATCAAGCAACAACTGCTCAATGCTGTCACCCAACACCGCATCAGCCATGCAATGATCCTCCTGGCCCCGGAAGGTGCCGGCGGTCTGCCCCTTGGCCTTGCCTTCGCCCAGCATCTGGTATGCGAAGACAAACAGCCTGAAGGCCCCTGCGGTAAATGTTCTGCCTGTATCAAAGCACAAAAGTACATCCACCCCGACATTCACTTCTCATACCCTGTCATCCCTAAAAAAACAGGCGATAAACCAGTGAGTGCCGACTACGCCAGCGAATGGCGGGAATTTATTGCCGAACATCCATACGGTAATGCATACGACTGGCTGCAATTCATAGGAGCTGAAAACAAACAGGGCAACATCACCGCTACCGAATGCCAGGACATCATCCGCAAACTGAGCCTGAAAAGCTTCGAGAGTAAATACAAGATCCTCCTCATGTGGATGCCCGAATACCTGGGGAACGAAGGGAACCGCCTGCTCAAACTGATCGAAGAGCCACCAGATGATACCATCTTCATCCTGATCGCCGAAAACCAGGAGCAAATACTGGCAACCATCCTTTCGCGTACTCACCTCATCAAGGTGAACCCTCTCCCCAAAGACGTACTGGTCAATGCACTCGTAACCAGGGCCAATGCCCCTGCTGCAAGAGCCCGTCAGGTGGCAACAATTGCTTCCGGCAACTACCGGGAAGCCCTTGCCCTGCTGCAAAACTCAGAAGATGACTACCATGAGCTACTACGCAACTGGCTCAATTATATCTTCACCAACAATCGCCTGGCCCTCCAGGAATGGATTGAAAATGTATCCAACGCCAAGATGGGTCGCGAAAACCAGAAACAGTTCCTCCGCTACTTCATCAACCTGCTGGAACATACCCTCAGATTGAAATACATAGACAAAAGCCAGCTGGCATTCTCTGAAGAAGAAACCGATTTTGCCTTCAAATTGCAAAAACTGGCCAACCTCCAGCAAATGGAGCTGATCATGCAGGAACTGGACAACGCCAGCTACTACATTGAACGCAATGCCAACGCCAAACTGCTGTTTCACGCCCTCAGTATCAAATTACAGTACATTTTTAAACATAAGCCCATCCCGGCCTGTTAA
- a CDS encoding glutathione peroxidase yields MLKTLLISLLIFMKSSAIYDFKVDAVDGGKINFADYKGKKILIVNTASLCGNTPQYAELEKLYEKYKKNLVIIGFPANNFGSQEPGSNQQIQEFCTKKYAVTFPMAAKISVKGADIHPIYKWLLDQSKEKHFEPAEVQWNFQKYLLDEKGNLVAVFSPKTQPNSAEVIAAIEKKY; encoded by the coding sequence ATGTTAAAAACATTGCTCATCTCGTTGTTGATATTTATGAAAAGCAGCGCCATTTATGATTTTAAAGTTGATGCTGTAGATGGTGGTAAAATCAATTTTGCCGATTACAAAGGCAAAAAGATCCTGATCGTGAATACTGCTTCTCTTTGCGGAAACACTCCACAATATGCAGAGCTGGAAAAACTGTATGAGAAGTACAAAAAGAACCTGGTGATCATTGGTTTCCCTGCTAACAATTTCGGTTCTCAGGAACCAGGCAGCAACCAACAGATCCAGGAATTCTGTACTAAAAAATATGCAGTAACATTCCCGATGGCTGCCAAGATTTCTGTGAAAGGTGCGGACATACATCCCATCTATAAATGGCTGTTAGACCAAAGCAAGGAAAAACATTTTGAACCAGCCGAAGTACAATGGAATTTCCAGAAGTACCTGCTGGATGAAAAAGGGAACCTGGTTGCTGTGTTTTCACCAAAAACACAACCTAATTCTGCAGAAGTGATAGCTGCAATAGAGAAAAAATACTAA
- a CDS encoding ComF family protein, giving the protein MFTALLHLCFPHVCESCGNTLTHTEAFLCHQCTVQLPRTGFQHFTENPVEKLFYGRLQVQHALAAYYFSQASMLRKLVHKIKYRHKRKLTFYMGKQMGMILAQTSWINQITCIVPVPITKKREKFRGYNQSALLSAGIAAVINKPVLSHALKRVVFTASQTRKSRILRWQNVQHAFHLENPELLKDEHVLLIDDVITTGATTEACGKLFQQANIPFSICSLAYARH; this is encoded by the coding sequence ATGTTTACAGCATTACTCCATCTTTGTTTTCCCCATGTATGCGAGAGTTGTGGTAACACACTCACACATACTGAAGCATTCCTGTGTCATCAATGTACAGTACAGTTACCTCGCACCGGTTTTCAGCACTTTACTGAGAACCCTGTAGAAAAATTATTCTATGGCAGATTGCAGGTACAGCATGCACTGGCTGCTTACTATTTTTCACAGGCATCCATGTTGCGTAAGCTGGTGCATAAAATAAAGTACCGGCACAAAAGGAAACTAACCTTCTACATGGGAAAGCAGATGGGAATGATACTCGCACAGACCAGCTGGATTAACCAGATCACCTGTATTGTGCCAGTGCCTATTACTAAAAAAAGGGAGAAATTTCGTGGCTATAATCAGTCTGCTTTATTATCTGCTGGTATTGCAGCAGTGATCAACAAACCCGTGTTATCACATGCACTGAAAAGAGTAGTATTTACAGCTTCGCAAACGAGGAAAAGCAGGATCCTCAGGTGGCAAAATGTACAACACGCTTTCCACCTGGAAAATCCTGAATTATTGAAAGATGAACATGTATTATTAATCGATGATGTGATCACCACAGGCGCTACCACTGAAGCTTGTGGAAAGCTCTTTCAACAGGCAAATATTCCGTTCAGCATTTGTTCCCTGGCATATGCACGTCATTAA